The Fortiea contorta PCC 7126 genome has a segment encoding these proteins:
- a CDS encoding HAD family hydrolase, with amino-acid sequence MLRLITDFDGPIIDVSERYYRVYQFCLEKIRRPNQPVQELSKTEFWQMKRARIPEKQIAMNSGLDAAQSQEFAQLRRQTVHTEPYFQYDSLMPGAINALSKIQAAGVDLAVMTMRRVWELDYAFKKYDLGRFFPENRCYCLSNDYVKTRDIEDKPLLMARALAELPPARDTWMVGDTEADITAAKKHDIKVMAVESGIRDRIQLKLYHPDFIIPDLTFAVDFILKNASTAHEQLAIR; translated from the coding sequence ATGCTAAGACTAATTACTGACTTCGACGGCCCGATTATCGATGTTTCCGAGCGCTATTATCGCGTTTATCAATTTTGCCTGGAGAAAATCCGCCGCCCAAATCAACCAGTGCAAGAATTGTCTAAAACCGAGTTTTGGCAGATGAAGCGAGCGCGCATTCCCGAAAAGCAAATTGCCATGAATTCTGGCTTAGATGCCGCACAATCACAAGAATTTGCTCAGTTACGGCGGCAAACGGTGCATACAGAGCCTTATTTCCAGTATGATAGCCTCATGCCCGGTGCGATCAATGCTCTGTCAAAAATTCAAGCAGCTGGCGTCGATTTGGCAGTCATGACAATGCGGCGGGTGTGGGAACTAGACTATGCCTTTAAAAAATACGATTTAGGCAGATTTTTTCCCGAAAATCGCTGTTATTGTTTGAGCAATGACTATGTGAAAACCCGCGACATCGAAGACAAACCCCTGTTAATGGCGCGGGCTTTAGCAGAGTTACCGCCAGCTAGGGATACTTGGATGGTGGGAGATACAGAAGCGGATATTACTGCTGCGAAAAAACACGATATCAAGGTGATGGCTGTAGAGTCTGGTATCCGCGATCGCATTCAATTAAAACTATATCACCCAGACTTCATTATTCCTGATTTAACCTTCGCTGTAGATTTCATCCTTAAAAACGCAAGTACTGCTCACGAGCAACTTGCAATAAGATAA
- a CDS encoding SDR family oxidoreductase: MQDRVIVVVGATGGIGSALTRKLAHTGARLVLTARDAVRLATLADELPGEVLTIPCDITDPQQVDILVEKAITQFGQIDVLVNAAGAGILKPYNSLEPADLDKMLDINLKGSFYTTQAVAEEMQKRKSGHICNVVGILGKHSMAMAAAYSASKFGVVGFSKCMAEELKRFGIKFTLFYFGGVDSPFWDHVSLKVDRKKMLTTETAANAIFFALSADPQAVPMEINIQPDSHLFF; this comes from the coding sequence ATGCAGGATCGAGTTATTGTTGTTGTCGGTGCTACGGGTGGTATTGGTTCAGCCTTAACCCGTAAACTAGCTCACACAGGCGCACGGCTAGTGTTAACCGCAAGAGACGCAGTGCGATTAGCAACACTGGCAGATGAATTACCAGGTGAGGTTTTGACTATCCCCTGCGATATTACTGATCCCCAACAAGTGGATATTTTAGTAGAAAAAGCGATCACTCAATTTGGTCAAATAGATGTTCTAGTCAATGCGGCTGGTGCTGGTATCCTCAAACCCTACAACAGCCTAGAACCAGCCGATTTAGACAAGATGCTAGACATCAACCTCAAAGGCAGCTTTTACACCACTCAGGCGGTAGCTGAGGAGATGCAAAAGCGCAAATCCGGCCATATTTGTAACGTAGTGGGAATTCTGGGTAAGCACTCGATGGCCATGGCTGCAGCTTATTCTGCTTCCAAGTTTGGCGTCGTTGGTTTTAGCAAGTGTATGGCAGAAGAACTTAAACGCTTCGGGATTAAATTTACCTTATTTTACTTTGGGGGTGTCGATTCACCCTTTTGGGATCACGTCAGCTTGAAGGTGGACAGGAAAAAAATGCTTACTACTGAAACCGCTGCTAATGCGATTTTCTTTGCATTGAGCGCTGACCCTCAAGCCGTACCAATGGAAATCAACATCCAACCAGACAGTCATCTGTTTTTCTAA
- a CDS encoding phosphate ABC transporter ATP-binding protein — MNKLIPAIKVKNLSFYYDTQKILEGISIDIFQDKVTAIIGPSGCGKSTFLKSLNRMCELEGDVHVEGRVEFFGQNIYERRVNLNRVRRQISMVLPKPNLFPMSVYDNVAYGVKIVGWRPKAELDEIVEFAIKSADLWDEVKNKLHKSALELSGGQQQRLCIARALAVKPKVILMDEPCFGLDPIASMKIEELIQSLRSEVTIVIVSHNMQQVTRVSDFTAFFNSYENRVGRMIEFGATHKIFTNALDMRTRDYLLARLN; from the coding sequence ATGAATAAACTAATTCCAGCTATCAAAGTCAAAAACCTCAGCTTTTATTACGACACCCAAAAAATCTTAGAAGGAATATCAATTGATATTTTTCAAGACAAAGTTACGGCAATTATTGGCCCTAGTGGTTGTGGTAAGTCCACTTTTTTAAAATCCCTGAATCGCATGTGTGAATTAGAAGGAGATGTGCATGTTGAAGGGAGAGTAGAATTTTTTGGGCAGAATATCTATGAGCGCCGAGTCAACTTGAATCGGGTGCGCCGTCAAATTAGTATGGTGCTCCCAAAACCCAACCTTTTTCCTATGAGTGTCTATGACAATGTAGCCTATGGGGTAAAAATAGTGGGATGGCGCCCAAAAGCAGAATTAGACGAAATTGTTGAATTTGCAATTAAATCTGCAGATTTGTGGGATGAAGTCAAAAACAAGCTCCACAAGTCAGCTTTAGAATTGTCTGGTGGACAACAACAAAGACTTTGCATTGCTCGCGCTTTAGCAGTTAAGCCAAAAGTTATTCTGATGGATGAGCCTTGCTTTGGACTTGACCCAATCGCTAGCATGAAAATTGAAGAACTCATCCAGAGTTTACGCTCTGAAGTAACAATTGTCATTGTTAGTCACAATATGCAACAAGTCACCCGCGTATCTGATTTTACGGCTTTCTTTAATAGCTATGAAAATCGCGTTGGTCGCATGATTGAATTTGGTGCTACACACAAAATTTTTACCAATGCTCTTGATATGCGTACCCGCGACTACCTCTTAGCACGCTTGAATTGA
- the truB gene encoding tRNA pseudouridine(55) synthase TruB: protein MQGFLNLNKPFNWTSHDCVARVRKLLRFKRVGHAGTLDPAAIGVLPIALGKATRLLQYLPGNKAYQATIRFGVRTTTDDLQGEVITSQPCSQLSLAAVKTALPAFVGKIEQIPPSYSAIQVDGKRLYDLARQGAIVEAPKRTVEVLQIEILDWRGGDFPELDLAIACGSGTYIRAIARDLGAALTIGGTLAALTRTESSGFHLTNSLTIPELETQLQAGTFQPILPDTALQHLPSLTLAATSAEKWCQGQRLPLTQDLSGIARVYDEETRFLGIGQIQENILIPQMVFEPIS, encoded by the coding sequence GTGCAAGGTTTCCTAAACTTAAACAAACCATTTAACTGGACTTCTCATGACTGTGTGGCGCGAGTGCGAAAACTCCTGCGCTTCAAACGTGTGGGACATGCGGGAACTCTCGACCCCGCAGCTATCGGCGTCTTACCCATCGCCCTCGGTAAAGCTACAAGATTATTGCAATATTTACCAGGAAACAAAGCTTATCAAGCCACCATCCGCTTTGGTGTACGAACCACAACCGATGATTTACAAGGTGAAGTGATCACATCTCAACCTTGCTCTCAATTAAGTTTAGCGGCGGTGAAAACTGCATTACCAGCATTTGTGGGGAAAATAGAGCAAATCCCACCCAGTTACAGCGCCATTCAAGTAGATGGGAAACGCTTGTATGACTTAGCACGCCAAGGCGCAATCGTAGAAGCGCCCAAGCGTACAGTTGAAGTTTTGCAAATAGAGATTTTAGATTGGCGAGGGGGAGACTTTCCAGAATTGGATTTAGCGATCGCCTGTGGAAGTGGTACATATATTAGAGCGATCGCTCGTGATTTAGGCGCAGCCTTAACAATCGGTGGTACTCTCGCAGCTTTGACACGCACCGAAAGCAGTGGCTTTCACCTCACCAATAGTCTCACCATTCCAGAATTAGAAACGCAACTACAAGCCGGTACATTTCAACCCATCCTCCCAGACACAGCACTACAACATCTACCATCATTAACCCTAGCAGCGACATCTGCCGAGAAATGGTGTCAGGGACAACGCCTTCCCCTCACCCAAGACCTATCAGGAATAGCGCGAGTTTATGACGAAGAGACTCGCTTTTTAGGAATCGGTCAAATACAAGAAAATATCCTAATTCCCCAGATGGTCTTTGAACCAATTTCTTGA